A genomic segment from Thiomicrorhabdus aquaedulcis encodes:
- a CDS encoding TIGR00341 family protein, producing the protein MIKVLFDAERRVEFEGKIKPALLDLPCEFVAFDAQVRAADFANQTVLTWLGDQAFYTLLPMAAQHNWVLGFLPHPEMQWFYRSFPLAATLAEALDDFNQAKEAMAADLMLCNGQPVLSSVMLGQHALMQSAAKVDVGWWSKLFNVLVLAKNVRQAHLSPYTLKTAKDVEVKAAALGIAVVYRPSASDFTRRVVGDTQNDHASLHTVILAPRSMTEVLHFFFTKVLPKPGRFTNIPSYAGHIKTQTITVSAAQSIQYTLDGQAHTANSLCVTVQENALNIRTTQLPQKSTEPVIAELIDVSKLPKGQAMMQLCGRPLPWIYHADKEELKEMFVSLKESAALSESFVVLMILSSVLATIGLFANSAPVIIGAMILAPLMTPIISLSMGVLRQSNELVIGSIKTLWIGIALALFFGVLLTVMMPLHDLNSEMLARIRPTILDLGVAIIAGIAGAYASARSQVAKSLAGVAIAVALVPPLAVSAIGIGWLDWSIFWGAFLLFLTNLIGMVLAAAAAFLVMGFSPFKVAKKGLLLIFPLVVLVSIPLVIGFNSMVKEKKIVHQLEGWQYQEVVLRDVKIRMDEPLFISAKLLVANPLSRAQLEVVKSQVEASLGEPVQLETIQAVVVR; encoded by the coding sequence ATGATTAAGGTCTTATTTGACGCAGAGCGTCGTGTTGAATTTGAAGGGAAGATTAAACCAGCTTTACTGGATTTACCCTGTGAGTTTGTTGCGTTTGATGCTCAAGTGCGCGCTGCGGACTTTGCCAATCAAACGGTTTTAACGTGGTTAGGCGATCAGGCGTTTTACACGCTATTGCCTATGGCCGCCCAACATAATTGGGTGTTGGGATTTTTACCCCACCCTGAGATGCAGTGGTTTTATCGTAGTTTTCCGTTAGCCGCCACCTTAGCCGAAGCGTTAGACGATTTTAATCAAGCGAAAGAGGCGATGGCGGCCGATTTAATGCTTTGCAATGGACAACCTGTGTTGAGCTCGGTGATGTTGGGTCAACACGCGTTGATGCAATCGGCCGCAAAAGTGGATGTAGGTTGGTGGAGCAAACTGTTTAATGTGCTGGTGCTGGCTAAAAATGTCCGCCAGGCGCATTTGTCACCGTACACCTTGAAAACGGCAAAAGACGTCGAGGTCAAAGCTGCTGCATTGGGCATCGCGGTGGTCTATCGTCCCAGTGCCAGCGACTTTACCCGACGCGTAGTGGGCGACACGCAAAACGATCACGCCAGTTTGCACACGGTTATTTTAGCCCCTAGAAGCATGACCGAAGTGTTGCATTTCTTTTTTACCAAAGTGCTGCCAAAGCCAGGGCGTTTTACCAACATACCCAGTTATGCAGGACATATTAAAACGCAAACCATTACGGTAAGCGCGGCGCAATCCATTCAATATACCTTGGATGGTCAGGCGCATACGGCTAACAGTTTGTGCGTTACGGTGCAAGAAAACGCGTTAAACATTCGGACAACGCAACTGCCACAAAAAAGCACCGAACCGGTTATTGCCGAGTTGATTGATGTCTCTAAGTTGCCTAAAGGTCAAGCCATGATGCAACTGTGTGGGCGGCCTTTGCCATGGATTTACCACGCTGATAAAGAAGAGCTTAAAGAGATGTTTGTCTCTTTAAAAGAGAGTGCGGCGTTGTCGGAATCGTTTGTGGTATTGATGATTTTATCCTCGGTATTGGCCACTATTGGTTTATTTGCCAATTCGGCACCGGTTATTATTGGTGCCATGATTTTAGCACCGCTTATGACGCCTATTATTTCGTTGTCTATGGGAGTGTTACGGCAGAGTAACGAGCTGGTTATAGGGAGTATAAAAACGCTGTGGATTGGAATCGCCTTAGCCTTGTTTTTTGGGGTATTGCTTACCGTGATGATGCCGTTGCATGATTTAAACAGCGAGATGCTTGCACGAATTAGGCCAACCATTTTGGATTTAGGCGTGGCCATTATTGCGGGTATTGCTGGCGCTTACGCCAGTGCGCGCTCGCAAGTGGCTAAAAGTTTAGCGGGTGTGGCGATTGCTGTGGCTCTAGTGCCACCCTTAGCGGTATCGGCCATTGGGATTGGCTGGTTGGATTGGTCGATTTTTTGGGGCGCATTTTTGCTTTTTTTAACCAATCTAATCGGTATGGTGTTGGCGGCCGCGGCCGCTTTTTTGGTCATGGGATTTAGTCCGTTTAAAGTGGCTAAAAAGGGTCTATTGTTGATTTTTCCGTTGGTTGTCTTGGTTAGTATTCCTTTAGTGATCGGTTTTAACAGCATGGTCAAAGAGAAAAAAATTGTCCACCAGCTTGAAGGCTGGCAATACCAAGAGGTGGTGTTACGAGACGTTAAGATTCGGATGGACGAGCCATTGTTTATCTCAGCAAAATTATTGGTGGCCAATCCGCTCAGTCGTGCTCAGTTGGAGGTTGTTAAATCGCAGGTGGAGGCCTCGCTGGGCGAACCGGTGCAGCTCGAAACCATCCAAGCGGTGGTGGTGCGTTGA
- a CDS encoding patatin-like phospholipase family protein gives MALVLGSGGARGLAHIGVIRWLESHNYHIQSISGSSIGALIGGAHAAGKLDELEAWFKSLTQSDIFSLADIAWMRTGLIKGNRLFDTLKEIIGDPNIEDLPIPFTAVASDIENEKEVWLERGSLLTAIRASTALPMIFTPSQIDGLTLVDGGVLNPIPIAPTFRQTPDLTVAVNLGGKPKTARAVPSLPASALLPGLVKSSNNAHSATNVFKRRLKSVLKYLHLSILGKLFLTDSTLKSSLKNPSYWDVYEISSRAFDSMQNSLARQKLADYPPDRLIEISRDACGMLEFTKVHEMIALGYQAAETALNPTQ, from the coding sequence GTGGCCTTGGTTTTAGGCAGTGGTGGCGCGCGCGGCTTAGCGCACATTGGGGTGATTCGTTGGTTAGAGTCGCACAATTACCACATTCAATCCATCTCGGGCAGCTCGATTGGCGCGCTCATTGGTGGCGCGCACGCCGCGGGCAAATTAGACGAACTGGAAGCCTGGTTTAAAAGTCTTACCCAAAGTGATATTTTTAGCCTAGCCGACATTGCCTGGATGCGCACCGGACTCATTAAGGGCAACCGACTCTTTGACACTCTTAAAGAGATTATTGGCGACCCTAACATTGAAGACCTGCCCATTCCGTTTACCGCAGTGGCCAGCGACATTGAAAACGAAAAAGAAGTGTGGCTCGAACGCGGCTCGTTACTGACCGCTATACGAGCCTCTACCGCCTTGCCAATGATTTTTACTCCCAGCCAAATTGACGGCTTAACGTTGGTAGACGGTGGCGTGCTTAACCCCATTCCCATTGCGCCCACTTTTAGGCAAACCCCCGACCTAACCGTAGCGGTTAACCTAGGTGGCAAACCCAAAACGGCGCGTGCCGTACCCTCTTTACCGGCCAGCGCCCTATTACCAGGCCTGGTCAAATCATCCAACAATGCCCACAGCGCAACTAACGTCTTTAAGCGCCGTTTAAAAAGCGTACTCAAATACCTTCACCTAAGCATTTTAGGCAAACTCTTTTTGACCGATAGCACCTTAAAAAGTAGCTTAAAAAACCCCTCTTACTGGGATGTATACGAAATAAGTTCGCGGGCGTTTGACAGCATGCAAAACAGTCTAGCGCGCCAAAAATTAGCCGACTACCCGCCCGACCGCCTAATTGAAATTTCGCGTGATGCCTGCGGCATGCTCGAATTTACCAAAGTGCATGAGATGATTGCACTGGGCTATCAAGCCGCCGAAACAGCGCTTAACCCAACACAGTGA
- the pgm gene encoding phosphoglucomutase (alpha-D-glucose-1,6-bisphosphate-dependent), with amino-acid sequence MAISPLAGKPAPYSLLENIPKLMADYYTLKPDVNQVSQAVSFGTSGHRGCSSKTTFNEDHIAAICQAIVEYRYLQGTVGPLYIGMDTHALSEAAHATAIQVFAANKITVFIQANGRYTPTPVISNAILSYNQGRKGGLCDGVIITPSHNPPQDGGFKYNPPTGGPADTDATNWIQDRANAMIKNGLTEVKRLPINEAMASEFVVPTDLITPYVENLGQVINMQAIKDAGLKLAIDPMGGAAVDYWAPIAQHYGLNIDIVNPKVDPTFGFMSVDKDGKIRMDCSSPYAMASLIGLKDNYDLAFGNDPDVDRHGIVTKSVGLMNPNHYLAVVIQYLFTHRPNWPQNAAVGKTLVSSSMIDRVAHALNLNLCEVPVGFKWFVDGLQTGTFGFGGEESAGASFLRLDGGPWSTDKDGIILNLLAAEMTAVTGKDPGELYQELTQQFGNPIYTRIDAPANREQKAILSNLSPDMVKASTLAGEAITAKLTHAPGNGAAIGGLKITTQNGWFAARPSGTEDIYKIYAESFLGQEHLDAILKEAQAIVTDALA; translated from the coding sequence ATGGCAATCTCCCCTTTGGCTGGCAAACCCGCACCTTATTCGCTACTTGAAAACATCCCCAAACTTATGGCCGATTATTACACCTTAAAGCCCGACGTTAACCAAGTCAGTCAAGCGGTGAGTTTTGGCACCTCTGGGCATCGTGGTTGCTCAAGCAAAACTACCTTTAACGAAGATCACATTGCGGCCATTTGCCAAGCCATTGTTGAGTACCGTTATTTGCAAGGCACAGTAGGCCCGCTGTACATTGGCATGGACACCCACGCGCTGTCGGAAGCGGCGCACGCCACCGCCATTCAGGTGTTTGCCGCCAATAAAATTACGGTGTTTATTCAAGCCAACGGCCGCTACACCCCCACGCCAGTCATTTCAAACGCCATTTTAAGTTACAACCAAGGCCGCAAAGGCGGGTTGTGTGACGGCGTGATTATTACCCCCTCGCACAATCCACCGCAAGACGGCGGGTTTAAATACAATCCGCCTACGGGCGGGCCGGCCGACACCGACGCCACCAACTGGATTCAAGACCGCGCCAACGCCATGATTAAAAATGGCTTAACCGAGGTAAAACGTCTGCCCATTAATGAGGCGATGGCGTCCGAGTTTGTCGTCCCCACCGACCTGATTACCCCCTATGTTGAAAACCTTGGTCAAGTCATTAATATGCAAGCCATTAAAGACGCTGGCTTAAAATTGGCCATTGACCCTATGGGCGGCGCGGCCGTTGATTACTGGGCGCCCATTGCTCAACATTACGGTCTAAACATTGACATTGTTAACCCCAAAGTAGACCCCACGTTTGGCTTTATGTCGGTCGACAAAGACGGCAAAATCCGTATGGATTGCTCGTCACCTTACGCCATGGCCAGTTTAATTGGCCTTAAAGACAATTACGATTTGGCCTTTGGCAACGACCCCGACGTGGATCGTCATGGCATTGTGACCAAATCGGTGGGCTTAATGAACCCCAACCACTACTTAGCGGTGGTAATTCAGTATCTGTTTACCCATCGTCCCAATTGGCCGCAAAACGCCGCCGTGGGCAAAACGTTGGTGTCCAGCTCAATGATTGACCGTGTAGCGCACGCGCTTAATTTAAACCTGTGTGAAGTCCCTGTGGGCTTTAAATGGTTTGTAGACGGTTTGCAAACCGGCACCTTTGGCTTTGGCGGCGAAGAGTCGGCTGGTGCGTCGTTTTTACGCCTAGACGGCGGGCCGTGGAGCACCGATAAAGACGGCATTATTTTAAACTTATTGGCTGCCGAAATGACCGCCGTTACCGGCAAAGACCCGGGTGAGCTGTACCAAGAATTAACCCAACAATTTGGCAACCCTATTTACACTCGCATTGACGCACCCGCCAACCGCGAACAAAAAGCCATTTTAAGCAACCTGTCGCCTGACATGGTGAAAGCCAGCACGCTGGCCGGAGAGGCCATTACCGCCAAACTCACCCACGCGCCCGGCAACGGTGCGGCCATTGGCGGGTTAAAAATCACCACCCAAAACGGTTGGTTTGCAGCACGTCCATCGGGCACCGAGGACATTTACAAAATATACGCCGAAAGCTTTTTAGGCCAAGAGCACCTTGACGCCATCTTAAAAGAAGCCCAAGCCATCGTTACGGACGCGCTCGCATAA
- a CDS encoding urea ABC transporter substrate-binding protein — MLNTRLVFIKGLVVILVFTVTFLSYLGYQAYSSINSPILVGILHAQTGTMHLSEQPVAQMTQLAIDEINAQGGILGHPIKAVSLDTQSSPQTAALLAQKLIKEHNVSALFGCWTSSCRKAVKPVVEASDHVLFYPVQYEGIETSDAIVYLGQTLNQQIKPTLNWVGQHLGQRLFLVGNDYIYPRMAHLYINDLAPLLNLSVVDEHYVPLGQTDFSAIIQAITHALQTPDIPTAPNQTASKLVILNTLNGDSNIAFFKALHAAGLHPSTQPIVSFSVSDNEINTITQQVGVTAVTGHYLASSYFDGVINSNNHQFKKRLQKQDITIPQNAATVNAYSALWLYKQAVESCGSFEPRLYKPCLAYQSYASPAGILSLDKINFNAWQASRIGQLNSQMHYDIIWDSNTPIKPENTPHTRSDQAWSESLLHFYTQWQQQWQPKDQPKDQPNSAVQP, encoded by the coding sequence ATGCTTAACACTCGACTTGTGTTTATTAAAGGACTGGTTGTTATTTTGGTGTTCACCGTTACTTTTCTAAGTTACCTAGGCTACCAGGCTTACTCATCCATAAATTCGCCTATTTTGGTTGGAATTTTGCATGCGCAAACCGGCACGATGCATTTAAGCGAACAACCCGTTGCCCAAATGACTCAGCTGGCCATTGACGAAATTAACGCCCAAGGAGGCATTTTAGGTCATCCTATTAAAGCCGTATCTCTAGACACACAATCCAGTCCACAAACTGCCGCCTTGTTGGCGCAAAAACTTATTAAAGAACACAACGTTTCGGCCCTGTTTGGCTGTTGGACATCATCGTGTCGCAAAGCGGTAAAACCCGTTGTTGAAGCCAGCGACCATGTATTATTTTACCCCGTGCAATACGAAGGCATTGAAACCTCAGACGCCATTGTCTATTTAGGACAAACTCTAAACCAGCAAATAAAACCCACCTTAAACTGGGTGGGTCAACACCTAGGGCAACGGCTTTTTTTGGTGGGCAACGACTACATCTATCCACGAATGGCGCATTTGTACATTAACGACTTGGCACCCTTGTTAAACCTTAGCGTAGTAGATGAACACTATGTGCCGTTGGGTCAAACAGACTTTAGCGCCATTATTCAAGCCATTACACACGCCCTTCAAACCCCGGACATCCCGACCGCACCCAACCAAACTGCGTCAAAACTGGTGATTTTAAACACCTTAAATGGCGACAGCAACATCGCTTTTTTTAAGGCCTTGCATGCGGCCGGACTGCATCCCAGCACGCAACCCATTGTGTCGTTTAGCGTATCTGACAATGAAATAAACACCATCACCCAACAAGTAGGGGTTACGGCCGTAACCGGACATTATTTGGCTTCAAGTTATTTTGACGGCGTGATTAACTCTAATAACCATCAGTTTAAAAAACGCTTACAAAAACAAGACATCACCATTCCACAAAATGCCGCCACGGTAAATGCCTATTCGGCACTTTGGCTTTATAAACAAGCTGTTGAATCGTGTGGCAGCTTTGAACCGCGCCTTTACAAACCCTGTTTAGCCTACCAAAGCTACGCCAGTCCAGCCGGCATTTTAAGTCTGGACAAAATCAACTTTAACGCCTGGCAAGCCAGCCGCATTGGGCAGTTAAACAGCCAAATGCACTACGATATTATTTGGGATTCTAACACCCCCATTAAACCTGAAAACACCCCACACACCCGTTCTGACCAGGCCTGGTCAGAATCGTTATTACACTTTTACACTCAATGGCAACAACAATGGCAGCCCAAAGATCAACCCAAAGATCAACCTAACTCGGCGGTGCAACCATGA
- a CDS encoding TonB-dependent receptor codes for MHYTKLTLALWAASGLLSVYAAEPTQLSPITVSGSPIHEHTAFEVPSQIDSVSGAQKMALDSGSLGEMLDHIPGVNNLSTGTQAGKPIIRGLSGDRVKVLSNGQSTDDQANGTRHLPNTEPYLAERIEVVRGPQSVLYGSEALGGVVNVIQAPIPYGQPVGGQVATEYNSNNQERMLGVKMGTGSERFGIQAGLVNRQGDNFTVPNVASSQGATPNSAASDKPLFVGEVPFTNFATQAGNIGVGYQDDWGLIELRHTQWNAQQNYLGITAANRNSPFVAVPTGQKLQNNETQLKAEFELGDDWVLKPSWTHVRNQREAFTGVEFEELSTKENAPKYLDLLVKRDDVKLAIAHPKLGDFAGELAVEMGEKAQTLRSGSLAPTADVSTRAITLFEEADYDRWLLQMGARYDWHEVNTPLNATSEVVNASNNARQFEVASGSLGATYRVTPNWSVAGNIARGFRAPSIFELYAEGVHGGVQAYQLGNPELKAETALNTDLSLRWQTPKTQMVATVYQNWIDNYIYLANTGAYRTINGAIVASTNPAAIPEMQSLQTNAQIHGFEFSVNHRLNQAWSTNAALELIGGLNTQTDQELALMPANNLRLGVGFSPQDWAALQQQTFTLGVKVVDARKVAGPFEPFAQFDTAPTGRASTDAYAVYNVGYNAQTKVDGKTVYLGAAVENLLDTAYVDFLDTYKGYALATGRSVKLSARLDF; via the coding sequence ATGCATTACACCAAATTAACGCTCGCCCTTTGGGCGGCCAGCGGCTTGTTAAGCGTTTACGCCGCCGAGCCTACTCAGTTATCGCCCATTACCGTGAGTGGCTCGCCCATTCACGAGCATACGGCGTTTGAAGTGCCCTCGCAAATTGACAGCGTCAGTGGGGCGCAAAAAATGGCGCTCGACAGCGGCTCATTGGGCGAAATGTTGGATCATATTCCCGGGGTCAACAATTTGTCTACCGGCACACAAGCCGGTAAACCCATTATTAGAGGGCTAAGCGGCGATCGCGTCAAGGTGCTTTCTAACGGCCAAAGCACCGACGACCAAGCCAACGGCACGCGTCATTTACCCAACACCGAACCCTATTTGGCCGAGCGCATTGAAGTGGTGCGAGGCCCGCAAAGTGTGTTGTACGGTTCTGAGGCTTTGGGCGGTGTAGTCAACGTGATTCAAGCGCCCATTCCTTACGGCCAACCTGTGGGTGGCCAAGTGGCAACCGAATACAACAGCAACAATCAAGAGCGCATGCTGGGCGTTAAAATGGGTACGGGTTCAGAGCGTTTTGGTATTCAAGCAGGCCTGGTCAATCGTCAGGGCGATAATTTTACCGTGCCCAATGTAGCCTCGTCACAAGGCGCGACTCCCAACAGCGCAGCCAGCGATAAACCTTTGTTTGTCGGTGAAGTGCCGTTTACTAACTTTGCCACCCAAGCGGGCAATATTGGTGTGGGCTATCAAGACGACTGGGGCTTAATTGAGCTGCGCCACACCCAATGGAACGCCCAGCAAAACTATTTAGGCATCACCGCCGCTAACCGCAACAGTCCATTCGTGGCCGTACCCACCGGGCAAAAATTGCAAAACAACGAAACCCAATTAAAAGCCGAATTTGAGTTGGGCGATGACTGGGTGCTAAAACCCAGTTGGACGCACGTACGTAATCAACGTGAAGCCTTTACCGGGGTGGAGTTTGAAGAGTTATCGACCAAAGAAAATGCCCCTAAATATTTAGATTTATTGGTGAAGCGTGACGATGTTAAATTGGCCATAGCGCATCCAAAACTAGGCGATTTTGCAGGCGAATTGGCGGTTGAAATGGGTGAAAAAGCTCAAACGTTGCGTTCGGGATCGCTCGCGCCCACCGCCGATGTGAGCACCCGCGCCATCACCTTGTTTGAAGAAGCCGATTACGATCGTTGGTTACTGCAAATGGGCGCGCGCTACGACTGGCACGAAGTGAATACCCCACTCAACGCCACAAGCGAAGTGGTAAACGCCAGCAACAATGCGCGTCAATTTGAAGTGGCCAGCGGTTCGCTGGGGGCGACTTACCGCGTAACGCCCAACTGGAGCGTGGCCGGTAATATTGCGCGCGGTTTTAGAGCGCCCAGTATTTTTGAGCTGTACGCCGAAGGCGTGCACGGTGGCGTGCAAGCCTATCAATTGGGCAATCCTGAACTTAAAGCCGAAACCGCGTTAAACACCGATTTGTCGCTGCGGTGGCAAACCCCCAAAACCCAAATGGTCGCCACGGTGTACCAAAACTGGATAGACAACTACATTTATTTGGCCAACACGGGCGCCTATCGCACCATTAATGGCGCAATCGTTGCCTCCACCAATCCAGCGGCAATTCCCGAAATGCAATCGCTGCAAACCAATGCACAAATTCACGGGTTTGAGTTCAGCGTTAACCATCGTCTTAACCAGGCCTGGTCAACCAATGCGGCACTGGAATTAATTGGCGGTTTAAACACCCAAACTGATCAAGAATTGGCGTTAATGCCGGCCAATAATCTGCGCTTAGGGGTTGGTTTTAGCCCACAAGATTGGGCGGCACTGCAACAGCAAACCTTTACGCTGGGGGTTAAAGTGGTCGATGCTCGCAAGGTCGCCGGCCCGTTTGAACCGTTTGCGCAGTTTGACACCGCTCCCACTGGGCGCGCATCAACCGACGCGTACGCCGTGTACAATGTGGGCTACAACGCACAAACCAAAGTAGACGGCAAAACCGTGTATTTAGGTGCGGCGGTCGAAAACCTGCTGGACACCGCATACGTTGACTTTTTAGACACCTACAAAGGCTACGCCCTAGCCACCGGGCGCAGCGTAAAACTCAGCGCACGTTTGGATTTTTAA
- a CDS encoding TonB-dependent receptor: MHYTKLTLALWATSGFLSVYAAEPTHLSPITVSGSPIHEHTAFEVPSQIDSVSGAQKMALDSGSLGQMLDHIPGVNHLSTGAQSGKPVIRGLTGNRIKILSNGQSTDFQGYDTRHNPNTEPFLAERIEVIRGPQSVLYGSEAVGGVVNVIQAPIPYGQGVHGEIASEYNTNNQETLFGVKMGAGSEQFGIQAGVVKRQADNFSVPSVRQALGVTPNDAPSDTPLLTGEVPNTNFENQGANIGLGWQGDWGLMEVRHTQWNAKQNFVGAEEGAADEPYEVVATGQKLHNDETQLKAELELGGDWVLKPSWTHTRNQREESHDLGYETMSEDKGTEHYLDILVKRDDVKLAVQHPKIGDFEGEVGIEATEKSQSLRSGHLSPNANVSKRALYVFEEADYDRWLVQMGARYDWHDVNAPLDSNEHFIESGIFNASNHTRQFEVASGSLGATYRVTPNWSVAGNIARGFRAPSIFELYAGGEHGGVQAYQLGNPDLKAETALNTDLSLRWQTPKTQMVATVYQNWIDNYIYLANTGLYRYTEAAIEEGLGAEGQTETSSGDGLVPEMQSRQTNAQIHGFELSVNRQLNQAWSTDAALELIAGRDTKNSQNLPLMPANNLRLGVHYQPQDWAGVRAQKVSLGVKMVDSQKTAGDYEPFSQFDTTSFGRASTDAYALWNVGYQAQVKLDRQVVSLGARVENLFDTDYVDFLSTYKGYTLNQGRNVQLSARMSF; the protein is encoded by the coding sequence ATGCATTACACCAAATTAACGCTCGCCCTTTGGGCGACCAGCGGCTTTCTAAGCGTTTACGCCGCCGAGCCTACTCACTTATCGCCCATTACCGTCAGTGGTTCGCCCATTCACGAGCATACGGCGTTTGAAGTGCCCTCGCAAATTGACAGCGTCAGCGGGGCGCAAAAAATGGCACTCGACAGCGGCTCACTGGGCCAGATGTTGGATCACATTCCCGGGGTCAACCACTTGTCTACTGGCGCGCAGTCGGGCAAGCCGGTGATTCGTGGGTTAACCGGCAATCGGATTAAAATTTTATCCAACGGTCAAAGCACCGATTTTCAGGGGTACGACACCCGCCATAACCCCAATACAGAACCGTTTTTGGCCGAGCGCATAGAAGTGATTCGCGGCCCGCAAAGCGTGCTGTACGGCTCTGAGGCGGTGGGCGGTGTGGTCAACGTGATTCAAGCGCCGATTCCGTACGGCCAAGGTGTGCACGGTGAGATCGCCAGCGAATACAACACCAACAATCAAGAAACCCTGTTTGGGGTCAAAATGGGTGCCGGCTCAGAGCAGTTTGGGATTCAAGCCGGCGTGGTTAAACGTCAAGCCGACAATTTTAGCGTGCCCAGCGTGCGCCAAGCATTGGGCGTAACGCCAAACGATGCGCCCAGCGATACTCCGCTGTTAACCGGTGAGGTGCCTAACACCAATTTTGAAAACCAAGGCGCGAACATTGGGTTGGGTTGGCAAGGCGATTGGGGCTTAATGGAGGTGCGTCACACTCAGTGGAACGCCAAACAAAACTTTGTTGGCGCGGAAGAGGGTGCGGCCGATGAGCCTTACGAAGTCGTGGCCACCGGGCAAAAATTGCACAACGACGAAACTCAATTAAAAGCCGAACTTGAGTTGGGCGGTGACTGGGTGCTAAAACCCAGCTGGACGCACACCCGCAATCAGCGCGAAGAGTCGCACGATTTAGGCTATGAAACCATGAGCGAGGACAAAGGCACCGAGCATTATTTGGATATTTTGGTCAAACGCGACGACGTAAAATTGGCGGTGCAACACCCCAAAATAGGCGACTTTGAAGGCGAAGTGGGCATTGAAGCCACCGAAAAATCACAATCTTTGCGCTCGGGTCACTTATCGCCCAACGCCAACGTAAGCAAACGCGCGCTGTACGTGTTTGAAGAGGCCGATTACGACCGTTGGTTGGTGCAAATGGGTGCACGTTACGACTGGCACGATGTAAACGCGCCGTTGGACAGCAACGAGCATTTTATTGAAAGCGGAATTTTTAACGCCAGCAACCACACCCGTCAATTTGAAGTGGCCAGCGGCTCACTGGGCGCGACCTACCGGGTAACGCCCAACTGGAGCGTGGCGGGTAATATTGCCCGCGGCTTTAGAGCGCCTAGCATTTTTGAACTTTACGCCGGGGGCGAACACGGTGGCGTGCAAGCGTATCAATTGGGCAACCCTGATTTAAAAGCCGAAACCGCGTTAAACACCGATTTATCGCTGCGTTGGCAAACCCCCAAAACCCAAATGGTCGCCACGGTGTATCAAAATTGGATAGACAATTATATTTATTTGGCCAACACCGGACTGTATCGCTACACCGAAGCGGCGATTGAAGAAGGTTTGGGGGCGGAAGGTCAAACCGAAACCTCATCCGGAGACGGTTTAGTGCCCGAGATGCAATCGCGCCAAACCAACGCGCAAATTCACGGCTTTGAATTGAGCGTTAATCGTCAACTTAACCAGGCCTGGTCAACCGACGCGGCGTTAGAACTGATTGCCGGACGCGACACCAAAAACAGTCAAAACCTACCGTTAATGCCCGCCAACAATTTGCGTTTGGGCGTGCATTATCAGCCGCAAGATTGGGCTGGCGTGCGGGCACAAAAAGTAAGTTTGGGGGTGAAAATGGTCGACAGTCAAAAAACCGCGGGCGATTACGAGCCGTTTTCACAATTTGACACCACGTCCTTTGGCCGCGCCTCAACCGACGCTTACGCGTTGTGGAACGTCGGGTATCAAGCGCAGGTTAAGCTGGATCGCCAAGTGGTGAGTTTGGGCGCGCGGGTTGAAAACCTGTTTGACACCGACTACGTTGACTTTTTAAGCACCTACAAAGGTTACACCCTAAACCAAGGCCGCAATGTGCAGTTAAGCGCGCGCATGAGTTTTTAA